In ANME-2 cluster archaeon, a single genomic region encodes these proteins:
- a CDS encoding dodecin domain-containing protein codes for MVVKIIETIGSSPDGWEAALKNAVDEASELPIFKSKGNIKNINVKSFDVEVENNQVSRFLTRIEILLE; via the coding sequence ATGGTAGTGAAAATAATTGAAACAATTGGGTCGTCCCCAGATGGCTGGGAGGCTGCACTTAAGAATGCAGTAGATGAGGCATCTGAACTGCCTATCTTCAAATCGAAAGGGAATATCAAAAACATCAATGTGAAGAGCTTTGATGTGGAAGTTGAGAATAATCAGGTGAGCCGATTCCTGACAAGGATTGAGATACTGCTTGAATAA
- a CDS encoding formylmethanofuran dehydrogenase, producing MKNVNIRLTSLVDSLCDYTFNFHYLNQKLDPDSLIPSQAGSSYTYQDLVDALKDGADVHIKGDVGERLAYSMGADLKHMGGSGRPEPAGRVFVDGSVGSEAGMGMVSGALYISGTVQEPLGNVIEVAPDVYGYRKFISITDIMCSRPGEDTLVSNYLDKDDNILILNDGILRGTIGVRMDCRGTVRVEGDAYNGTGLLMRQGIVYVEGNAGMNTGSRLAGGTVVISGKVDEFAGAYMKSGSLVIKEAKGYVGANMTGGAIYSKKKVPLSPPATSVKKSGENSKMLRRVLGVGQLEAMLYNKYEVGAEKEQYMTVHMRDGSVVMRKVE from the coding sequence ATGAAAAACGTCAATATCCGGCTCACATCCCTGGTGGACAGCCTGTGCGATTACACGTTCAATTTCCATTACTTAAATCAAAAACTGGACCCGGATTCCCTGATTCCCAGCCAGGCCGGCAGTTCATACACCTACCAGGACCTTGTGGATGCCCTGAAAGATGGCGCCGATGTCCATATTAAGGGCGACGTGGGTGAACGCCTGGCATATAGCATGGGTGCGGACCTGAAACACATGGGCGGTTCCGGCAGGCCGGAACCAGCGGGCAGGGTTTTTGTTGATGGCAGCGTAGGTAGCGAGGCAGGTATGGGCATGGTGTCCGGTGCATTGTATATAAGCGGGACCGTGCAGGAGCCGCTTGGCAATGTTATTGAGGTTGCCCCTGATGTGTACGGATACAGGAAATTTATTTCCATTACAGATATTATGTGCAGCAGACCAGGTGAGGATACACTGGTGTCCAATTACCTTGACAAGGATGATAATATACTTATTCTCAATGACGGCATTCTACGGGGTACCATAGGCGTTCGCATGGATTGCAGGGGCACGGTGAGAGTGGAAGGTGATGCTTACAATGGCACCGGATTGCTCATGCGCCAGGGTATTGTGTATGTGGAAGGGAATGCCGGTATGAATACTGGTTCCAGGCTGGCCGGAGGTACGGTGGTGATCAGCGGCAAAGTAGATGAGTTCGCTGGTGCATACATGAAATCCGGCAGCTTGGTCATCAAAGAGGCTAAAGGATACGTGGGTGCGAATATGACCGGCGGTGCTATATATTCCAAGAAGAAAGTGCCGCTTAGCCCGCCTGCTACATCCGTCAAAAAGAGCGGTGAGAATAGTAAAATGCTGCGCAGGGTACTTGGTGTAGGTCAGCTGGAGGCCATGCTTTACAATAAATACGAAGTCGGGGCTGAGAAGGAGCAGTATATGACGGTGCATATGCGCGACGGCTCTGTGGTTATGAGGAAAGTTGAATAA
- a CDS encoding 4Fe-4S binding protein, giving the protein MVKRTIVKIDEEKCNGCGKCVAPCAEGAIQIIDGKAKVVSEELCDGMGYCIGLCPEGALTVEERETEEFDEKKAESQPRKTDISIRCFNCNKGEDEVYLLPLRHKMKSEWVCTHCLPMLIHG; this is encoded by the coding sequence ATGGTAAAACGGACCATAGTTAAAATAGATGAAGAAAAATGCAACGGATGTGGAAAGTGTGTGGCGCCGTGTGCTGAAGGTGCCATACAGATCATTGACGGGAAGGCAAAGGTTGTATCGGAAGAACTGTGCGACGGCATGGGGTACTGTATCGGACTGTGTCCTGAAGGCGCACTGACCGTGGAAGAGCGGGAAACCGAGGAGTTCGATGAAAAAAAGGCCGAAAGCCAGCCCAGGAAGACCGATATCTCCATCAGGTGCTTCAATTGCAATAAGGGAGAAGATGAAGTATACTTGTTGCCCCTGCGCCACAAGATGAAGAGTGAATGGGTATGCACGCACTGTCTGCCCATGCTGATACACGGATAA
- a CDS encoding CGGC domain-containing protein: MTRENTEEKPTKIAVVRCDIVSETCPGVGCFMAFNQRKMYFKDYDENAEIIAFFTCGGCSGRRVYRLVKSVKKLGVDVIHLGSCMQMEDYPKCPHIDSIKKTIEDAGIRIVEGTHH, encoded by the coding sequence ATTACCAGAGAGAACACCGAAGAAAAACCCACTAAAATCGCAGTTGTCAGGTGTGATATAGTGTCAGAGACATGCCCGGGTGTGGGGTGCTTCATGGCCTTCAATCAGCGTAAGATGTACTTCAAGGACTATGACGAGAATGCTGAAATAATAGCATTTTTCACATGCGGCGGGTGTTCAGGACGGCGCGTGTATCGACTGGTCAAGTCTGTTAAAAAACTCGGCGTGGATGTTATCCACCTTGGTTCCTGCATGCAGATGGAGGATTACCCCAAATGCCCACATATCGATTCCATTAAAAAGACTATTGAAGATGCAGGTATCAGGATTGTTGAAGGTACACATCACTAA
- a CDS encoding NAD-dependent epimerase/dehydratase family protein encodes MSVLVTGGTGFVGGAIVRALVKQGERVHVLARRTSKTENLTVQGVEIAYGDILDKESIKSALKGCTTLYHAAALYDLWGLDEKTLMETECEWTRNALDAAQAVNIKKVIYTSTAVGIVEQKGKIGTETTKHRGYFLSKYERAKYEAEKIALSYLDKGLPIIIVNPVSVYGPGDLKPSGRAVVDFINGRMPGLFDGSNSFVYLDDVGIGHTLAADKGRVGERYILSGNIVTLNEWGELICQLSGVKMVPIIPAFLVGIFALFGETFSRFTKEPPVLSWETFRIASYGLRVGGSKAEKELGIVYTPLENGLRKTIIWYWEQGLLKQKPDCSWGD; translated from the coding sequence ATGAGCGTCTTGGTAACTGGAGGAACAGGATTTGTCGGTGGTGCCATTGTCCGGGCACTTGTAAAACAAGGCGAGAGGGTTCACGTTCTTGCTCGTCGAACTAGCAAAACAGAAAACCTCACGGTTCAGGGCGTTGAGATCGCTTATGGTGATATCCTCGATAAAGAGAGCATTAAATCCGCACTAAAAGGTTGCACTACGCTCTACCACGCAGCCGCTCTCTATGATTTATGGGGCCTTGATGAGAAGACATTGATGGAAACGGAATGCGAATGGACAAGGAATGCTCTGGATGCGGCGCAGGCAGTCAATATTAAAAAAGTTATTTATACAAGCACGGCTGTCGGTATAGTCGAACAGAAGGGAAAAATCGGCACAGAAACAACTAAACATCGCGGGTATTTCCTTTCGAAATATGAGCGGGCAAAGTATGAAGCTGAAAAAATAGCTCTTTCATACCTGGACAAAGGACTCCCGATCATTATAGTTAATCCCGTAAGTGTTTACGGGCCTGGAGATTTAAAACCATCGGGTCGTGCTGTCGTTGACTTCATCAATGGGCGCATGCCTGGATTATTTGATGGTTCAAACAGTTTTGTCTATCTTGACGATGTAGGAATAGGACATACTCTCGCAGCGGACAAAGGTCGGGTAGGTGAACGCTACATTCTCTCTGGAAACATTGTAACACTAAATGAGTGGGGCGAGCTAATCTGTCAGTTGTCAGGCGTCAAGATGGTGCCTATTATCCCTGCCTTTCTTGTAGGTATTTTTGCCTTATTCGGTGAAACGTTTTCTCGTTTCACTAAGGAGCCTCCTGTTCTCTCCTGGGAGACTTTTCGTATTGCTTCCTATGGTTTACGGGTTGGTGGCTCGAAGGCGGAAAAGGAATTGGGTATTGTGTATACACCTTTGGAAAATGGTTTAAGGAAGACAATAATATGGTACTGGGAACAGGGACTGCTCAAACAGAAACCGGATTGTTCCTGGGGGGATTGA
- a CDS encoding LemA family protein: MNTRNVLFGVIGAIVLIILLTGGWFLSTYNGFVAAEEGVDASWAQVESQYQRRADLIPNLVSTVKGYAAHEEEVLTEITAARSQWGAAATQQSKMEAAGSMDSAISRLLLVVENYPDLKANENFLALQAQLEGTENRIAVERMRYNEQVRAYNTKIKRMPAGIVANMFGFDEKLYFESDEGAENVPEVEF; this comes from the coding sequence ATGAACACAAGGAATGTACTCTTTGGAGTTATCGGCGCCATCGTTCTGATTATATTATTGACTGGAGGGTGGTTTCTTTCTACATACAACGGCTTTGTGGCAGCAGAAGAAGGGGTTGACGCATCATGGGCACAGGTGGAAAGCCAGTACCAAAGAAGGGCAGACCTTATACCCAACCTTGTTTCCACAGTGAAAGGGTATGCTGCACATGAAGAAGAAGTCCTTACAGAGATTACGGCGGCCAGAAGTCAATGGGGTGCTGCAGCCACACAACAGAGTAAAATGGAAGCGGCAGGCAGCATGGATTCTGCAATATCCAGACTTCTTCTGGTTGTGGAAAACTACCCGGATCTTAAGGCAAATGAAAACTTCCTGGCACTCCAGGCGCAACTCGAAGGGACTGAAAACCGCATCGCAGTGGAAAGAATGCGTTACAATGAACAGGTCAGGGCATACAATACAAAGATTAAACGAATGCCTGCCGGGATTGTGGCAAATATGTTTGGATTTGATGAGAAGCTGTACTTTGAATCTGATGAAGGGGCAGAAAATGTACCAGAAGTGGAGTTTTAG
- a CDS encoding SprT family zinc-dependent metalloprotease: protein MKKDIAHLKYTPKQIKKKTRKISRKILAESENIDNGNFNSIAIRDVSHLFELYDQYFFDRLFQDHHRHKIFFRLSDRMTRSGGRIAYTQQTETYTISLSTTLIFQTFHDVTREVAVNGIVCHNRLEATMRILEHEIIHLLEWVRFGSTNCSKPRFQDLSYNIFGHTEVTHQLVTQTERARKKFNLQVGDKVSFEYNGEIHHGFISRITKRATVMANDPDGDYKDFQGNRYCKYYIPLSSLEAVK from the coding sequence ATGAAAAAAGACATAGCCCATCTAAAATATACTCCCAAGCAGATTAAGAAAAAAACACGAAAAATCTCTCGCAAGATACTTGCAGAATCTGAAAACATTGATAATGGTAATTTTAATAGCATCGCAATACGTGACGTTTCCCATCTGTTCGAACTGTACGATCAGTATTTCTTTGATAGACTTTTCCAGGATCATCACAGACATAAGATATTTTTTCGTTTATCCGACAGAATGACCAGATCAGGTGGAAGGATCGCTTATACACAACAGACAGAGACATATACAATCTCCTTATCAACTACATTGATCTTCCAGACCTTTCATGATGTTACACGAGAGGTGGCGGTAAACGGAATTGTTTGTCATAATAGATTGGAAGCGACAATGCGCATATTAGAACACGAGATCATCCACCTTCTGGAATGGGTACGATTTGGTTCTACGAACTGTTCCAAACCCCGTTTTCAAGATTTGAGCTATAACATTTTCGGACATACGGAAGTTACTCATCAATTAGTGACCCAAACAGAGCGTGCCAGAAAAAAATTCAACCTCCAGGTGGGAGATAAAGTGTCATTTGAATACAATGGAGAAATCCATCATGGATTTATCTCCCGTATAACCAAGCGTGCTACGGTTATGGCTAATGATCCGGATGGAGACTATAAGGATTTTCAGGGTAATCGCTATTGCAAATATTACATCCCGCTATCATCACTTGAAGCAGTCAAATAG
- a CDS encoding ATP-grasp domain-containing protein, with protein MDIMVAEYAVGAGEGGTILLEGRAMLDVLAKSFIAAGHKVVYPTSGPVLPVGTAVKTKDFDRSVEELSAQCDAALVVAPDELLGDLTEMVEKNTINLGCPSGSVRLCADKLKCTRILENKGIKVPATTISGEQNIFSLGDRIVLKPRWGCASEDTTLTRYSCATMIPEGFVATRYIEGGHLSASLIVGNDTQPRAQSPLTLPLTVNRQNISIGSEIQYNGGTVGVDTGRNQELFRAAQRSAEALGCRGYVGVDIVLADKPWVIDVNPRPTTSIIGISKIMEEELGELILKAHSGDLPFSVNITNEYNFTKADLTQ; from the coding sequence ATGGATATAATGGTAGCCGAGTATGCGGTGGGTGCAGGCGAGGGAGGTACCATACTGCTGGAAGGCAGGGCCATGCTGGATGTACTTGCCAAAAGTTTCATAGCCGCAGGCCATAAAGTGGTATACCCGACCAGCGGCCCGGTACTACCGGTAGGCACTGCGGTTAAGACAAAGGACTTTGATCGGTCTGTTGAGGAATTATCAGCACAGTGTGATGCAGCCCTGGTGGTGGCACCTGATGAACTGCTGGGTGACCTGACAGAAATGGTAGAGAAGAATACAATAAACCTGGGATGCCCGTCAGGTTCGGTCAGGTTGTGTGCAGATAAACTAAAGTGTACCAGGATACTGGAAAATAAAGGAATAAAAGTCCCTGCCACAACAATATCCGGTGAGCAGAATATATTTTCCCTTGGTGACAGGATAGTACTCAAACCCAGATGGGGATGTGCTTCAGAAGATACCACCCTTACCAGGTATTCCTGCGCCACCATGATACCCGAAGGTTTTGTGGCAACCAGGTATATAGAAGGGGGGCACCTGAGCGCCAGCCTGATTGTGGGAAATGATACCCAGCCCCGGGCTCAGTCCCCCCTTACCCTGCCGCTGACAGTTAACCGGCAGAATATCAGCATTGGCAGCGAGATACAGTACAACGGGGGCACGGTTGGAGTAGACACAGGCAGGAACCAGGAGTTATTCCGAGCAGCGCAGCGTAGTGCAGAAGCGCTGGGGTGCCGGGGATATGTTGGAGTGGATATTGTGCTGGCTGATAAGCCATGGGTGATAGATGTGAATCCCAGACCAACCACATCCATTATTGGGATAAGCAAGATTATGGAAGAAGAGCTGGGTGAACTGATACTTAAAGCACATTCCGGTGACCTGCCTTTTAGTGTAAATATTACCAATGAGTATAATTTTACCAAGGCTGACCTGACACAATAA
- a CDS encoding MTAP family purine nucleoside phosphorylase, translated as MPETSKKQHNIDAVVIGGVGFNPDDYDFVTIKVNTPYGNVKVKTGNVPHRTRILKLALIQRHANDDTSSGAEHLPPHKLNYRASVWAVRSLGANRVIATNSVGTMGSHPAGSFLVADDFIDLTRSRVNTFYDDRTVHVDMTEPYCPEISACLLSSLENNHMEPFRGVYVCTEGPRFETAAEIRMLGTFGDVVGMTGLPEVVLARELGLCYASLCIITNQACGLAGNKLTVDEVLEMLEIKQETLRTILLDAIISLPAHSNCGCKDAIKGAII; from the coding sequence ATGCCCGAAACCAGCAAGAAACAACATAATATCGATGCCGTTGTAATCGGGGGCGTAGGGTTTAACCCGGATGATTACGATTTTGTGACAATCAAAGTAAATACTCCCTACGGCAACGTAAAGGTAAAAACCGGGAATGTACCTCACCGAACCAGGATACTGAAACTTGCACTGATACAGAGGCATGCCAATGATGATACCTCATCGGGTGCAGAACACCTCCCCCCACACAAGCTCAATTACAGGGCCAGTGTATGGGCTGTAAGATCACTTGGTGCCAATAGGGTAATAGCTACTAATTCAGTTGGTACCATGGGCAGCCATCCCGCGGGAAGTTTCCTGGTAGCCGATGATTTTATTGACCTGACACGGTCAAGGGTGAATACATTCTATGATGACAGGACAGTCCATGTTGATATGACTGAACCTTACTGTCCAGAGATCAGTGCCTGCCTGCTTAGTTCCCTGGAAAACAACCATATGGAACCTTTCAGGGGTGTGTATGTCTGTACTGAAGGGCCAAGGTTCGAGACTGCTGCAGAGATACGCATGCTTGGAACCTTCGGGGACGTGGTAGGTATGACTGGACTACCTGAGGTTGTGTTGGCGCGGGAGTTGGGATTGTGCTATGCATCATTGTGTATCATTACCAATCAGGCATGCGGACTTGCCGGAAATAAACTGACTGTCGATGAGGTCCTGGAAATGCTGGAAATAAAACAGGAAACACTTCGCACCATCCTGCTGGATGCAATTATATCGTTACCTGCCCACAGCAATTGCGGCTGTAAGGACGCAATCAAAGGGGCTATTATCTGA
- a CDS encoding DUF373 family protein — protein MDKLIICIDRDDDIGYKAGETSPVIGREKNLEAAMKLGTADPEDSDINTIYAGVKLYDELVENGLDVEIVSIAGDRDVGLISDQKISDQLDSIVAEYDVKNAILVSDGAEDESVLPIIQSRIKVDGVHRVIVKQSVNLESTYYILKTAFNDPKISHSFFVPLGLAAVIYSIFLFAGDPKYAWAAILGAIGAYMLFRGFGLDDVLEEFKSNMKQSLVTGKISFITYSIALILTVIGTIIGVARFWEYYTRVDIFVGIIILLMVFVNISIWWYVAAGWIATIGRMIDLQREGNNYKRHWSYLFFLFSSGLLFWGSSTFILSVSSSVDEFYITSDTGRNLLVLSIVGAIIISLIGIWISTRTSNARNQQETT, from the coding sequence ATGGATAAGCTTATTATCTGCATCGACCGCGACGACGATATCGGATATAAGGCAGGTGAGACCAGTCCGGTTATCGGGCGGGAAAAAAACCTTGAAGCTGCAATGAAACTTGGTACAGCCGACCCAGAGGATTCTGATATCAATACCATATACGCTGGTGTGAAACTATATGATGAACTGGTGGAAAACGGGCTGGATGTAGAAATAGTATCCATAGCAGGGGACCGTGATGTGGGTCTGATCTCTGACCAGAAGATATCTGACCAGCTTGACAGTATCGTGGCAGAATACGATGTCAAGAACGCCATCCTCGTCTCCGATGGGGCAGAAGACGAATCAGTTTTGCCCATTATACAATCCAGGATAAAAGTGGACGGTGTCCACCGGGTCATAGTCAAACAGAGTGTAAACCTGGAAAGTACATATTACATATTAAAGACTGCTTTCAATGACCCGAAAATATCCCATTCCTTCTTCGTACCGCTTGGCTTGGCTGCAGTAATATATTCAATCTTCCTCTTTGCAGGCGATCCAAAATACGCATGGGCCGCTATCCTGGGTGCTATCGGTGCTTATATGCTGTTCAGGGGTTTCGGACTTGATGACGTACTGGAAGAATTCAAATCCAATATGAAACAATCACTGGTCACAGGTAAGATATCCTTTATCACTTATTCCATTGCCTTGATATTGACTGTCATAGGGACAATAATAGGTGTTGCCAGATTCTGGGAATATTATACCCGGGTAGATATTTTCGTTGGCATAATAATACTTCTCATGGTATTTGTGAACATATCCATATGGTGGTATGTAGCGGCAGGCTGGATAGCCACTATTGGCAGGATGATCGATCTTCAAAGGGAAGGCAATAATTACAAACGGCACTGGTCTTACCTGTTCTTCCTGTTCTCATCAGGATTGTTGTTCTGGGGTTCCAGTACCTTCATACTCTCGGTAAGTAGTTCTGTGGATGAATTTTACATCACATCCGATACTGGTCGCAATCTTCTTGTATTGTCAATTGTCGGTGCCATTATCATATCACTAATAGGTATATGGATATCAACGAGGACATCAAATGCCCGAAACCAGCAAGAAACAACATAA
- a CDS encoding acylphosphatase, whose protein sequence is MVAAVKSIYATVTDHVQMVGYREIVETNGKIRGLNGLVFNDSDGSVKIMVSGPESAVSEFIHDLEIVRPDTKIETKELADDLNLPYPFGRVVTDDMREISDRLDKGNSLLSSQDIKLGSIDVKLDKLDKLSKLDKLDKLSKLDKLDGLSKLDKLDGLTKLDKLDGLSKLDTINDSISGINERLDSLPERIAEAMKR, encoded by the coding sequence ATGGTAGCCGCAGTAAAAAGCATCTATGCAACAGTAACTGATCATGTCCAAATGGTTGGATACAGGGAGATTGTAGAAACCAATGGAAAGATTAGAGGGCTGAATGGATTAGTTTTCAATGATTCTGATGGGTCAGTTAAAATTATGGTCAGCGGGCCTGAATCTGCAGTTTCAGAATTCATTCATGATTTGGAAATAGTCAGACCGGATACCAAAATTGAAACAAAAGAGCTTGCAGATGATCTTAATTTACCTTATCCGTTTGGAAGGGTAGTTACTGATGATATGCGAGAGATCAGCGACAGGTTAGATAAAGGCAACAGTTTACTAAGTAGCCAGGATATAAAATTAGGTAGCATCGATGTAAAACTCGATAAGCTAGATAAACTTAGTAAACTCGATAAGCTTGATAAACTTAGTAAACTCGATAAGCTTGATGGACTTAGTAAACTCGATAAGCTTGATGGACTTACTAAACTCGATAAGCTTGATGGACTTAGTAAACTCGATACTATCAATGATTCTATAAGTGGAATTAATGAGAGGCTTGACTCCCTTCCAGAACGAATCGCTGAAGCAATGAAAAGATAA
- a CDS encoding IS1634 family transposase: MKTIQLLAQSRKKNGKTYTYYSIAESYREGKKSKKKVLFYLGTLTPLQAQQIRNALKITQSPETVVTTFDDLIFEDHWHYLDIAFLNHLWDEEWCLSKQFPLPEETSKTRNKDISTSDIAKILTFYRCLDPGSYLSAVDWFNTTTCNHILGIDGTHFNESRIYRELTVIEQQKEKIEQYLYKTLKSSDEESMRIIFYDLSDSYFEGKNCQLAGPGMTKANGFKNKKIVLSLLINSKGYPFSWDILEDYTADVKTLTGNADRWKKKFNLPKVIMVFDRGMVSDDNLKHLEDSKNYLYITALDKDQLTGVEGFKPERFKNFTEKTTENKIISKGLTKYDDNTYYEDLGVDSSGRRHILVFNSELLVNQRKAREKLIGKAIEELEEEKNALMEAKKSRNEKPTEKRIDGVLEKFKVNGYLEYILESVVITTKGGSEVRTFNLKYKRKKGAIEKAMLTDGMWILITNIAETTEPEEFRLDPEKLISAYRDKNRVEEGFKEVKSFLKFRPTFVYSNEHVRAHYTICILAYLLDVTVTNRLREASVEDVGSVRKVYSTLGRCEVAKLGVRGTKCDGKKLMPLTDVQKSIVGHFNCKYLRESRYLNSIGIK, encoded by the coding sequence GTGAAGACCATTCAATTACTTGCACAGTCACGGAAAAAGAACGGCAAAACCTACACCTACTACTCCATTGCAGAATCCTATCGGGAAGGAAAAAAGAGCAAAAAGAAAGTTCTGTTCTATCTCGGGACACTCACCCCACTACAGGCACAGCAAATACGCAATGCACTAAAAATAACCCAAAGCCCTGAAACAGTCGTCACAACCTTTGATGACCTGATCTTCGAAGACCACTGGCATTACCTTGACATAGCATTTTTGAACCACTTATGGGATGAAGAGTGGTGTCTCTCAAAGCAATTCCCATTACCAGAAGAAACCAGCAAAACCCGGAACAAAGACATATCAACCAGTGATATCGCTAAGATCCTCACCTTCTACCGTTGTTTAGATCCGGGAAGTTACCTCTCTGCCGTTGACTGGTTCAACACAACTACCTGCAACCACATTCTAGGGATTGATGGAACACATTTCAACGAATCCCGGATATACCGTGAACTCACAGTGATCGAGCAGCAAAAAGAAAAAATCGAGCAATACCTTTACAAAACGCTGAAAAGTTCGGATGAAGAGAGCATGCGAATCATTTTCTATGATCTTTCTGACTCGTATTTCGAAGGTAAAAACTGTCAGCTTGCCGGTCCTGGTATGACCAAAGCGAACGGGTTCAAAAACAAAAAGATTGTTCTTTCACTTCTCATTAACTCAAAAGGTTACCCATTTTCCTGGGACATTCTTGAAGATTATACTGCCGATGTCAAAACGCTTACAGGAAATGCTGATCGATGGAAAAAAAAATTCAATTTACCAAAAGTTATCATGGTTTTCGATCGCGGAATGGTCTCAGATGACAACCTGAAGCATCTGGAAGACAGCAAGAACTACCTGTACATTACTGCCCTGGACAAAGACCAGTTGACCGGAGTTGAAGGTTTTAAGCCTGAGAGATTCAAGAACTTTACAGAAAAGACCACAGAAAATAAGATAATCTCGAAGGGTTTGACCAAATACGATGATAACACATATTACGAAGACCTGGGAGTGGATAGCAGTGGCAGACGGCACATACTGGTGTTTAACTCAGAGCTTTTAGTGAATCAGCGAAAGGCCAGGGAAAAGCTCATAGGGAAGGCGATAGAGGAACTGGAGGAAGAGAAAAACGCTCTCATGGAGGCGAAAAAGAGCCGTAATGAAAAGCCGACTGAAAAAAGGATTGATGGGGTGCTGGAGAAGTTTAAGGTGAATGGCTATTTGGAGTATATCCTTGAGAGCGTGGTCATAACTACGAAAGGGGGTTCTGAGGTTCGGACTTTCAATCTCAAATACAAAAGGAAAAAGGGGGCGATTGAAAAGGCAATGCTGACGGATGGTATGTGGATCTTGATCACGAATATCGCGGAAACAACAGAGCCTGAGGAGTTCAGGCTCGATCCGGAAAAACTTATCAGTGCCTATAGGGACAAGAATAGGGTGGAAGAGGGATTCAAGGAAGTGAAGTCTTTCCTTAAGTTCCGGCCGACATTTGTGTATAGCAATGAGCATGTCCGTGCACATTATACGATATGCATTTTGGCTTATCTGCTGGATGTGACTGTTACAAACAGGCTCAGAGAAGCTTCGGTTGAGGATGTGGGTAGTGTGAGGAAGGTCTATAGTACGCTTGGGAGATGTGAAGTTGCGAAATTGGGTGTGAGGGGCACTAAATGTGATGGTAAGAAGCTTATGCCCTTGACGGATGTGCAAAAAAGCATTGTGGGGCACTTCAATTGTAAGTATTTGAGGGAGAGTCGATACTTAAACTCAATCGGGATTAAATAG
- a CDS encoding SDR family oxidoreductase: MGTKTALIAGASSDIGQAIAISLASEGFNIAAHYHKNSAAVQIIKEEVQKMGVEAGLFCFNLLHPKQAKEMVNAVVKQFTSIDVLVNTIGPFYYQDVLEVTPEEWSESVNMNLQVSFNTTYFAREKICASQGHIINFAFSGVENLKAWSMSTGYCAAKAGIVILTKSLAASLASSGVRVNAICPGLIEEGATTELERQEMAEQIPFGRPGRPDEIAEVVKWLVTDSPHYLTGALIPVAGAWEY, encoded by the coding sequence ATGGGTACAAAGACAGCATTAATAGCAGGTGCAAGTTCAGATATTGGTCAGGCTATAGCCATATCTCTTGCTTCTGAGGGGTTCAACATTGCAGCTCATTATCATAAGAATTCTGCTGCGGTTCAAATTATTAAAGAAGAGGTACAAAAAATGGGTGTTGAAGCTGGATTATTTTGTTTTAATCTGCTTCATCCAAAGCAAGCAAAAGAAATGGTAAACGCAGTAGTGAAACAATTCACAAGTATTGATGTTTTAGTAAATACTATTGGGCCTTTTTATTATCAAGATGTTCTCGAAGTTACACCCGAAGAATGGTCGGAATCTGTTAATATGAATCTTCAGGTTTCTTTTAATACTACATATTTTGCAAGGGAAAAAATTTGCGCATCCCAAGGACATATCATCAATTTTGCTTTTTCAGGCGTTGAAAATCTCAAGGCATGGAGTATGTCTACAGGATACTGCGCTGCAAAAGCAGGAATTGTAATTTTGACAAAGTCATTAGCTGCCAGCCTAGCTTCTTCAGGAGTCAGAGTAAATGCAATTTGTCCGGGTTTAATTGAAGAGGGAGCTACTACAGAATTGGAACGTCAAGAGATGGCGGAACAAATACCATTTGGTAGACCGGGAAGACCTGATGAAATTGCAGAAGTAGTCAAATGGCTTGTCACTGATAGTCCACACTATCTTACTGGTGCTCTTATTCCAGTGGCTGGTGCTTGGGAATACTAA